Part of the Candidatus Schekmanbacteria bacterium genome, GCTTCGAAGGCCATGTTACCTTTTTAAATTCTGACCTTACATCCATCAAAAACTCTTTTAGTTTCTTGAACATTAACTATTCCCACCTTATCCAAAGATAAACGCGAATCTTCCTCAATCTGCCGGACATCAATAATCAGGCCAGGAGGGATTCGAACCCCCAGCCCCCGGATTTGGAGTCCGGCGCTCTATCCAGTTAGAGCTACTGGCCTACACAAAAAAATCATTTAGTTTCTTTATGTAAAGTATGACACCTGCAAAAAGGACAATACTTTGAAAACTCCAATTTATCAGGTGTTGTTCTTTTATTTTTAGTTGT contains:
- the rpmG gene encoding 50S ribosomal protein L33 — protein: MAERIIVSLACSQCKRKNYTTTKNKRTTPDKLEFSKYCPFCRCHTLHKETK